The genomic region CGCAGTCGATGTCGGTGCAGGGATTGCTGACCCGCAGTGCCGCCGATCTGCATCTGTCGATGCCGACGATGATAACCGGTGATCCCCGTGACCCTTTTCACGTTCCCCTGCCCTGGCGCGGAGCGCCGCTGGATGGCCCCATCAAGGTCGCCTTTACCAAGAACACCTTTGGTTACGACTTGCACCCGCAGGTCGAGGCAGCGCTGGACACCGCCCGCGATGCGCTGGTTGATGCCGGATATATCGTCGAACAGGTCGAGCCGCCCAATGTCTTTGACGCCGGGCGCACCGGCTACCGCGCCCTGATGGGCGAGGTCCATGCGCTGATGAAGCAAGACATCGATGCGGCCGGATCGCAAACCGTGCGCGACATCTTTGAGGTCTACTTTCAGGAATTCCCGCCGTTTCAGGACAGCGAGCTGCTGAAAATGATGGCCAAGCGAACCTATTATGCCCGGCAATGGTCGCTGTTTCTGGAACAATATCCGCTGGTCCTGACCCCCTTCCTGCCGCAACCGTTTTTCAAACCCGACCGCGACACCGAAGGGTCTGAGGGCGTCCACGAGGTACTGGGCTGTGCGGTCTATTCTTATGCCATCAACTATATGGGCCTGCCCGCAGGCTGCGTTCCGTCACGACTGGCCGAGCTGCCGCAGGGGCCGCAACCGATCAATGTACAGATCGTGGCGCGGCGCTGGCGCGAGGATCTGGCGGTGGACGCCTGTGTCGCCATTGAATCCCGCATCGGCCGCATGTGTGATTTGCTGTGGGAGCGCATGGCGCAATAACCCGCCTGCGTCATCCTCTCCGGATGACGCGACCAACAGGTACAACGTGGGCGTGGGGTTGGGGCCCCACGCCCGACGCTTGGTTACCAAACATACTCGTTCACAACAGATCGGTCACGGATGGAGCGACCGTCGCTGCTTCCAGCCTGCCTGAAGTAGTGTAAACTGGAGGCTTGTCCGCAGTCAGAGTATCACGTCTTCGTGAGTGGCATGGATCAGGAAAATTGCTCGGAAATCAGCCGCTCTTCCAGACCATGACCGGGATCAAACAGGATCTTGTGCTGCACATTGGCTTCGGTACTGATTTCAACCCAATCAATATCCGCAATCGATTTGGAGATCGAATCCGCATCCGCATTCACCGGCCGTTTTTCTGCCTCGAGCACATCAAACCGCACCGTCGCACCGCTTGGCAACAGCGCCCCGCGCCAACGCCTTGGACGAAACGCGGCAATGGGGGTCAAGGTCAGCACATCCGCGCCGATGGGCACGATAGGGCCATGCGCAGAGTAATTGTAAGCCGTCGACCCCGCCGGGGTGGCAACCAGCGCCCCATCACAGACCAGCTCCTCAAGACGCTCTCGCCCATCAATCGATATCTTCAGCTTGGCGGCCTGCGGGCCGGCCCGCAGCAAGGACACCTCGTTAATGGCCAGGGCCTGGTGCAGCGTTCCATGTTGATCCATCGCCCGCATGGACAACGGATTAATGATCTCCTGCTCGGCGGCCTGCAACCGTTCAATCAAGCCATCTTCAGTGTAGACATTCATCAAAAAGCCGATGGTGCCGCGGTTCATCCCGTAAACAGGCGCCGGTAGATCCATGGTGGCATGCAGGGTGCGCAGCATAAAACCGTCCCCCCCCAGCGCCACGATCACTTCGGCCTCAGCGGGCGCAATGTTGCCGTGGCGCGTGGTCAATGTTGCAAGCGCGCTTTGGGCCACCGGTGCCTGACTGGCCAAAAAGGCGATTCTCATATCCATCAAATCAGTTTCCGGTGCTGCCCAATTGGTTCCGAAACAACCACACCTGCCCTCGGATGGCCAGACTTGCCGTTCTAACGCAGGGATTCGTCGCAATGCAGTCTTTCCGACTAGCCGTGTTTCCTATAGGAAATCCCCAATTCCAGTCCAACTCAACGGAGCCACCATGACCGAAATCACCAGCGACCCCGGCTTTTTCACCCAGCCTCTGTCTGAGCGCGACCCCGAACTTTACGGCACAATCACCAGCGAGCTGACCCGTCAGCGCGACGAGATTGAACTGATCGCTAGCGAGAACATCGTGTCTGCCGCGGTGATGGAGGCGCAGGGCACTGTGCTGACCAACAAATACGCCGAGGGTTATCCCGGACGTCGCTATTATGGCGGCTGCCAGCACGTCGACGTTGCCGAGCAACTGGCCATCGACCGCGCCAAACAGCTGTTCGGCTGTGACTTCGTCAATGTGCAGCCCAATTCCGGCAGCCAGGCCAACCAGGGGGTGTTTCAGGCGCTGATCCAGCCCGGCGACACCATTCTGGGCATGGACCTGGCCTCGGGCGGTCACCTGACCCACGGCGCCCGCCCCAACCAGTCGGGCAAATGGTTCAACGCGGTGCATTATGGTGTTCGCCGCGACGACAACCTGATCGACTATGATCAGATCGAGGCCCAGGCCAAAGAGCACCAGCCCAAGATGATCATCGCCGGTGGCTCTGCGATCCCGCGTCAGATCGACTTTGCCCGCTTCCGCGAGATCGCCGATATGGTTGGCGCCTATCTGATGGTCGACATGGCGCATATTGCCGGTCTGGTGGCCGCAGGCGAGCACCCCTCGCCGTTCCCACACGCCCATGTCGCCACCACCACCACCCACAAGACCCTGCGCGGCCCACGCGGCGGCATGATCCTGACCAATGACGAGACAATCGCCAAGAAAATCAACTCGGCGATCTTCCCCGGCATCCAGGGCGGCCCGCTGATGCATGTCATCGCCGCCAAGGCCGTGGCCTTTGGAGAGGCCCTGCGGCCCGAGTTCAAAACCTACCAGAAACAGGTCCGCGCCAATGCTGTGGCGCTGGCTGATCAGCTGATCAAGGGCGGGCTGGACATTGTCACCGGTGGCACCGACACCCATGTGATGCTGGTCGATCTGCGCCCCAAAGGCGTAACCGGCAACATCGCCGACAAGGCTCTGGGCCGGGCCAAGATAACCACCAACAAGAACGGCATCCCGTTTGACCCGGAAAAGCCGATGGTCACCTCGGGCCTGCGTCTGGGCACTCCGGCGGGCACCACCCGCGGCTTTGGTGAGGCTGAGTTTCGCCTGATCGCCGACCTGATTGTCGAAGTGGTCGATGGGCTGGCAGCCAATGGTGAAGAGGGCAACGCCGAGGTTGAGGCAGGCGTCCGCACCAAAGTCGCCGATCTCTGCGCCAGGTTCCCGCTTTACCCGAACCTGTAAACTCATAGCCAGACAATTTTGAAACCGCCGCAGCCCCGGGTTGCGGCGGTTTTTTCATGCCCGCCCCCGCCGCCGCGCACCAATCCCTCCCGCGCCCCTCCCGCGCCCTGTCCCGCCATCAAAGATGCCAGGCCAAAGGCCTTGGGCATGGCAGCCCTGCGGGCTGAGCCTGCCAGCTTAAACCCCGGCGATCCAGTGCAGCGCCTGTCTTTATCAGTGCTGGACTCAGCGGCATCGGG from Parasedimentitalea psychrophila harbors:
- a CDS encoding amidase family protein, producing MTNNDIWRLSATETVARTHAGDLSAESSIAASISRMNAVNPALNAVVEDLSTEALERAHALDKARAAGATPGPLHGVPVTIKINVDQAGHASSNGVTALKDLIAPADAPLVENLQKAGAVVIGRTNTPEFSFRADTDNPLFGRTFNPWGKHISPGGSSGGAGAAVMAGIGGLAHGNDIGGSLRFPAAANGAVTVKPGLGRVPAFNPSQSAERGMLAQSMSVQGLLTRSAADLHLSMPTMITGDPRDPFHVPLPWRGAPLDGPIKVAFTKNTFGYDLHPQVEAALDTARDALVDAGYIVEQVEPPNVFDAGRTGYRALMGEVHALMKQDIDAAGSQTVRDIFEVYFQEFPPFQDSELLKMMAKRTYYARQWSLFLEQYPLVLTPFLPQPFFKPDRDTEGSEGVHEVLGCAVYSYAINYMGLPAGCVPSRLAELPQGPQPINVQIVARRWREDLAVDACVAIESRIGRMCDLLWERMAQ
- a CDS encoding NAD kinase, which translates into the protein MDMRIAFLASQAPVAQSALATLTTRHGNIAPAEAEVIVALGGDGFMLRTLHATMDLPAPVYGMNRGTIGFLMNVYTEDGLIERLQAAEQEIINPLSMRAMDQHGTLHQALAINEVSLLRAGPQAAKLKISIDGRERLEELVCDGALVATPAGSTAYNYSAHGPIVPIGADVLTLTPIAAFRPRRWRGALLPSGATVRFDVLEAEKRPVNADADSISKSIADIDWVEISTEANVQHKILFDPGHGLEERLISEQFS
- the glyA gene encoding serine hydroxymethyltransferase, with the protein product MTEITSDPGFFTQPLSERDPELYGTITSELTRQRDEIELIASENIVSAAVMEAQGTVLTNKYAEGYPGRRYYGGCQHVDVAEQLAIDRAKQLFGCDFVNVQPNSGSQANQGVFQALIQPGDTILGMDLASGGHLTHGARPNQSGKWFNAVHYGVRRDDNLIDYDQIEAQAKEHQPKMIIAGGSAIPRQIDFARFREIADMVGAYLMVDMAHIAGLVAAGEHPSPFPHAHVATTTTHKTLRGPRGGMILTNDETIAKKINSAIFPGIQGGPLMHVIAAKAVAFGEALRPEFKTYQKQVRANAVALADQLIKGGLDIVTGGTDTHVMLVDLRPKGVTGNIADKALGRAKITTNKNGIPFDPEKPMVTSGLRLGTPAGTTRGFGEAEFRLIADLIVEVVDGLAANGEEGNAEVEAGVRTKVADLCARFPLYPNL